CCACTACTTCGCGAGCAAGCAGGACCTCTACGTCGCCGCGCTGCGCGAAGCGGCCGACGAGCTGGTGGCCCAGGTGACCTCGGTCGACGACCAGGTCGTCGACCCGCTGGCCCGGCTGGCCGTCTCGGTGCACGCCTACGTCGACTACGCCTCCGCGCACGCGACCGGCTTCATGACCCTGCTGCGCGGTGGGCCGGGCGCCGCGGAAGGGGAGGTCGGCGCCGTCGTCCAGTCGGTGCGCAACGCGCTCTACACCCGGCTGCTCGCCGGTCTCGGGGCCGCCAACCCGCGCCCGATCACCGCCGTGACGCTGCGCGCATGGATCGCCGTCGTGGAGACCGCCGCGCTGCACTGGCTCGAGCACCCGGAGCTCGAGCGCACCGAGCTCGAGGCCTACCTCGTCCAGGCCCTGCCCGCCCTGCTGGGCGCCGCCGAGCAGGTCCGCGCGGGAGGGTCGTGAGGTCGTTCGTCGCGTGGTTGCGCCGCCTGGTCCTCTCCCGGCGTACGCACGTCGTGGCCGCGGTCATCGGCATCGGCCTCGTCGGCGCCGCCACGGCGGTCGTCGTCGGCTCGCCGGTCGACCACGACGTCGGCCCGGTCCGAGCGCGCTTCGGCATCGGCTGGGCGTGGAACGGCGGCACTCGCGTCGGCATCGCACCCCTGGGGGCCGTGCGGTTCGACGACCACAGCGGCCCCGTGCGGCTCAACGTGCGCGTGACCGACCTCAGCATCGCCGACGTCCGCAAGACGTTCCAGGACCCGAGCAGCCTTACCTCGCTCGACGAGGAGGTCCGCAACGGCGTGGCGTCGGGCGTCCGCGAGGTGGCGATCCGCGCGCTGCTCATGGCGGTGATCGGAGCCGTGCTGCTGTCGGCGCTGGTCTTCCGGCGCTGGCGACCAGTCGTCGGCGCGGCGGCGACCGCGGTCGTGGCCCTCGGGGTCAGTGGCGGGATCGCGGCGCTGACGTTCCAGTCGCGGGCCCTGCTGGAGCCGCGCTACTCCGGGCTGCTCGTCGACGCGCCCGCGGCCGTCGGCGACGTGCGCAACATCGCCCAGCGGTTCACCCACTACGAGGACGAGCTCGGTGCGCTGGTGACGACGGTCTCCCGGCTCTACGACACGACCTCCACGCTCCCGGCGTACCAGCCGAAGGACGACGCGATCCGGGTGCTGCACGTCTCCGACCTGCACGACGACCCGCGCGGCATCGAGGTGATCCAGCGGCTGGTCAAGCAGTTCCACATCGACGTGGTGGCCGACACCGGCGACATCTCCGACCACGGCACCGCGTTGGAGAACCGCTACGTGCAGTTCATCCACGGGCTCGGCGTGCCCTACGTCTACGTCAAGGGCAACCACGACTCCTCGACGACGGTCGCCGGCGTGAAGGCGCAGGGGGCGAAGGTCCTCGACGACTCGACGCTGACGGTGGCGGGCCTGCGCTTCTTCGGGTCGCCCGACCCCCGCTTCACGCCCGACCAGCAGCGCGACGACGACTCGATGACCAAGGCCGAGCTGCAGCGGGACGGGGACAAGGTCGCCGGCATCCTCGCCGATCACGAGCCGCCGCCCGTCGACGTCGCGATGGTGCACGACCCGGCGATCGGCGGGCAGCTCGCCGGCGAGACACCGGTCGTGCTCGCCGGTCACCTGCACAAGCGTGGCGTCGTACGCCGGAACGGCACGATCATGCTGATCGAAGGATCCACCGGCGGCGCCGGCCTGCGCTCGCTCGACGGCGACACCCCGACGCCGCTCGAGTGCTCGATCCTCTACTTCGACCGGAAGGCGAAACATCTGCAGGCGTACGACGACATCACCGTCGGCGGTCTCGGCCTGGCCTCCGTGCAGATCAATCGGCACGTGGTCGAGCCGCTGTCTCCCTCGCCGTCACCGTCTCCGACCGAGTCGATCTCGCCGTCGGGCTCGCCGTCGCCCTCGACGCCGGTCGGGTCCGGCGGTCCCCCCACGCCCGGCCTGGCCCCATCGCCGACCCCCACGGCCAGCGGTCGGCGCTGACTCGGGGAGACTCTTTGTCGCCGGGTCGGGTCGTCACCTATGCTGTCGAGGCGTCCCCGACGGCTGACGATCTCACC
This genomic interval from Mycobacteriales bacterium contains the following:
- a CDS encoding TetR/AcrR family transcriptional regulator codes for the protein MSQPRASASTPRRRLHVDERRQLMIEAAQRLFSTRTVDEVSVDDIAGESGASRALLYHYFASKQDLYVAALREAADELVAQVTSVDDQVVDPLARLAVSVHAYVDYASAHATGFMTLLRGGPGAAEGEVGAVVQSVRNALYTRLLAGLGAANPRPITAVTLRAWIAVVETAALHWLEHPELERTELEAYLVQALPALLGAAEQVRAGGS
- a CDS encoding metallophosphoesterase; translation: MRSFVAWLRRLVLSRRTHVVAAVIGIGLVGAATAVVVGSPVDHDVGPVRARFGIGWAWNGGTRVGIAPLGAVRFDDHSGPVRLNVRVTDLSIADVRKTFQDPSSLTSLDEEVRNGVASGVREVAIRALLMAVIGAVLLSALVFRRWRPVVGAAATAVVALGVSGGIAALTFQSRALLEPRYSGLLVDAPAAVGDVRNIAQRFTHYEDELGALVTTVSRLYDTTSTLPAYQPKDDAIRVLHVSDLHDDPRGIEVIQRLVKQFHIDVVADTGDISDHGTALENRYVQFIHGLGVPYVYVKGNHDSSTTVAGVKAQGAKVLDDSTLTVAGLRFFGSPDPRFTPDQQRDDDSMTKAELQRDGDKVAGILADHEPPPVDVAMVHDPAIGGQLAGETPVVLAGHLHKRGVVRRNGTIMLIEGSTGGAGLRSLDGDTPTPLECSILYFDRKAKHLQAYDDITVGGLGLASVQINRHVVEPLSPSPSPSPTESISPSGSPSPSTPVGSGGPPTPGLAPSPTPTASGRR